A genomic window from Lotus japonicus ecotype B-129 chromosome 1, LjGifu_v1.2 includes:
- the LOC130721581 gene encoding probable protein phosphatase 2C 12, whose protein sequence is MSSRSEHHQSVPLSVLLKRELVNEKIEKPEMVIVHGQASENKKGEDFTLLKTECQRAVGDGVSTYSVFGLFDGHNGSGAAIYTKENLLNNVLGAIPPDLNRDEWVAALPRALVAGFVKTDKDFQQRAKTSGTTVTFVIIEGWVITVASVGDSRCILEPSEGGIYYLSADHRLETNEEERIRITSSGGEVGRLNTGGGAEVGPMRCWPGGLCLSRSIGDMDVGEFVVPVPYVKQVKLSSAGGRLIICSDGVWDALTAETVLDCCRGMSAESAAPQIVKESLQAKGLRDDTTCIVVDILPQEKPPISVPIQKKPVKGMLKAIFRKKSSDSSMDKEYMEPDEVRELYEEGSAMLSERLETKYPLCNMFKLFICAVCQVEIKPGEGISIHEGAPNPLKLRPWDGPFLCSSCQEKKEAMEGKGASDRLSSGSD, encoded by the exons ATGTCTAGTCGGAGTGAACATCATCAATCGGTTCCCCTTTCGGTGCTGTTGAAGCGCGAATTGGTGAATGAGAAAATTGAGAAGCCGGAGATGGTCATTGTGCATGGCCAGGCTAGCGAGAATAAGAAAGGGGAGGATTTCACGCTGTTGAAGACGGAATGCCAGAGGGCGGTGGGGGATGGAGTCTCTACATATTCTGTTTTTGGG CTATTCGATGGCCACAACGGATCCGGTGCAGCTATATATACCAAGGAGAATCTTCTAAACAATGTTTTAGGTGCAATTCCTCCTGATCTTAATAGGGATGAATGGGTAGCAGCATTGCCTAGAGCCTTGGTTGCTGGTTTTGTAAAAACTGATAAAGATTTTCAGCAGAGAG CAAAAACATCGGGAACAACTGTAACCTTTGTAATTATAGAAGGATGGGTTATAACAGTTGCATCAGTTGGTGATTCCCGTTGCATACTTGAACCTTCTGAAGGTGGGATTTATTACTTGTCAGCAGATCATAGACTTGAAACCAATGAAGAGGA GAGGATACGTATCACTTCTAGTGGGGGTGAAGTTGGTCGGCTAAATACAGGTGGAGGTGCGGAG gtTGGTCCAATGAGATGTTGGCCTGGTGGCTTGTGTCTCTCACGATCGATTGGTGATATGGATGTTGGTGAATTTGTTGTCCCTGTACCATATGTAAAGCAAGTGAAG CTTTCCTCAGCTGGAGGTAGGCTTATTATATGCAGTGATGGAGTCTGGGATGCTCTAACTGCAGAAACGGTCCTTGATTGCTGTCGTGGCATGTCAGCAGAGTCTGCAGCACCACAAATTGTGAAA GAATCTTTGCAAGCAAAGGGACTTAGAGATGATACAACCTGCATCGTTGTTGATATATTACCCCAGGAGAAGCCACCTATTTCTGTGCCAATACAAAAGAAACCGGTAAAAGGAATGTTGAAGGCCATTTTTCGGAAAAAGTCCTCTGATTCATCTATGGACAAAGAATACATGGAGCCCGATGAGGTACGGGAACTATATGAGGAAGGATCTGCTATGCTTTCAGAAAG GTTAGAAACAAAATATCCCCTCTGCAACATGTTCAAGTTGTTTATATGCGCAGTGTGTCAAGTGGAGATTAAACCAGGAGAGGGTATTTCAATACATGAGGGCGCGCCTAACCCCTTAAAATTACGTCCCTGGGATGGACCTTTCCTTTGCTCGAGTTgccaagagaagaaagaagccaTGGAAGGGAAAGGAGCATCAG ATAGACTTAGCAGCGGAAGTGACTAG